Within Suricata suricatta isolate VVHF042 chromosome 12, meerkat_22Aug2017_6uvM2_HiC, whole genome shotgun sequence, the genomic segment AAAAAGACAGGTGAAAAGGACATCCTCATTAATTGAACACACATCTATGATATTCCCCTCTCCATTCCCTCCATCCACACTGCTAGGACCACCTACTTCCCTTGCCCAAATCCATTCTATTTATCCCACCTCCCAGCAGCCACCAACAAAGCAACTCAAGGACATAACAATGGCACTTTCAGTAACCCTTCCAACAGccatttctcccatcccccttcccaaCAGCCCCAGACTTCCACAGTGGCTCCAAGTGGTCCCCAGGAGGTCAATTCCGTATGCTATGAAACACATGACTAAGCGGAGCCATGCAGTCCATCTCATATTGGTACAAGGGTTGGTTGACATACGACCTATGCTGGCCCAACCAAAGTGACCTTCAGGACTTCGGCTTGAAATGCAGAGACAAATGCTCGCTCTCCTTCTTGGGATGGTGAATTATGAAGACTGTTACCATCATGGCCACCCTGCAGAAGGCCAGCCTGAAGACAAGGCTGACACACATGGGGAAAAGCAGGGCTTGGTGAATCCCAGAGAAAACAGTCAAAGCAATGACAGAGCGAATGAAGCACAAGTTGAACCTGAACTCATCATAACTCTGCATGCTTCAGTCATAAAGCAATAAACCCTGTTTCATTTCAGACAGTTGAggggtgcctagttggctcagttggttaagcatccggcttcggctcaggtcatgatctcacggttcgtgggttcaagccccacgttgggctctgtgctgacagctagctcagagcctggagcctgcttcagattctgtgtctccctctctctctgaccctcccctacttgcactgtctctgtctcttaaaaaaataataataaataaatagtttaaaaaattttaagagaattgAGCTGGGCAGGGCTCCAAGTGGAAAATTGTAGCTGGTGGGGAAATGCCTAAAAGAACATGAGCACTGAGTGGGAGCACTGGGTGTGAGGGACAACCTTCCCTCTATTCAATCCTTAAAAAGTAAGagaaacaatataaatttaaaataaggtttCAGTCActaaagaggaagagagtgaaaaCAATGCTCAATCTAACTAAATCAACAGCCAACacatggaagcaactcaagtgtccactgatagatgaaagCATAAAAAAGATGAAGGgggtctgcgtggctcagttagttgagcatctgactcttgatttcagctcaggtcatgatcccaggattgtgggcctgagccctgcatcaggctccatggtgaAGCCTGCTctagagtctctctctgcccctgttcatatgctctctctaaaataataataataataataaaatcatttttaaaaagatgtgatatgtatacacaatagaatacCATTCAGtcataagaaaagaaggaaatcctgtcatttgcaagaacatggatggacatTAAGGGTTTtcagtcagaaagaaaaagacaaatattatataatctcacttacacatggaatctaaaaaaccaagctcatagatacagagaacagattggtgattgccaggggcagggggtgaaGTAGGTGAAATGGATGAAACTGGTCAAAAGGTTtaaacttccagttgtaagatAAATTCTGGGATATAAGATAtggcataaaacaaaaaatactgtatcacatatctgaaagttgctaggagagtagatcttaaaagttctcgtCACAGGAGCGCCAGGTGGCTGGTTAAGCAACCAATTCTGAAtgtcggctcagggcatgatctcacagttggtgagttcaagccccaagatgggctttgtactgacagtgctATGTCTGactaggattctctccctccccttctctctctgaccctcccacagctgcccacaaaaataaatatacaaacttttattggaattatttatttttgagagagagcatgcatgcacatgtgtaagcagaaggggaagggggagggagaaagggagagagagagacagagagagagagagagagagagaatgaatcccaagcaggctccacacagtcaatGCAGACCCCAACATGAGGATCgatctcacaaattatgagatcatgacctgagctgaaatcgagtcagacacttaattgactgagccacccaggtgacccaaataaataaaaaacagttcttaccataagaaaagtaaaactaaGTGAGGTGATGAACATTAACTCAACTTAACGccggtgatcatttcataatataccCATATagtaaatcatcatgttgtacaacTAAAACTAATGCTAAAACTAACATATGTAAATTGTATCTcagtaaaactagaaaaaaattttaacttttttcaaaaagcaaattaaactaCTTTAAGTCTAAAAattgctttttgattttttactttgcttttctgttttgagtgtcattgcaactactgtattgtaaaggatggaaaataattgcatatgttaaaaaaatatgaaactttataaagtaaaaaaaaataataaaaattgctgAAGTGGCCTTGAGAATCCTAAAataaagcctgggtggctcagtcatgatctcatggtttgtggattcaagccccacatcagggactttcactgacagctcagagccaagagcctgcttcagattctgtgtctcatctgtctctctctgccctcttccacctgtgttctctctctctcaaaaataaatgaattaacattaaaagaaaaaaaagaaagcaaatgtattTATTAGCAATTTGTTTATGTTCCAACATCCCTTCAACTCTTGGAGGGCTTTCCATATTGGAGCTGGAAGGCTAAAACTCAAAATTAACCAAAACACAGCGAGTGTGTAAAACATGCTCTCTGCATCTTGTTCTATCTAAGAccataaaatagataaaaagctgaaagagcaagagagatgcTGCTGATATCACTGTAGTTGTTTCTGAAAGTCTGAAGGATTTGGAAATAAACTGACTAAAACTCTTTGCATAAATGATATCAATTTTTCACCAAAACAATCAGATGTATCATATCCCCACAAACTTAAATTGTGAcccattataaaattatattgttaatAGTACATTGTTTCAGGCACTTCACAGAATTACCTGGACAAAACACATATCatttcaaaaagcaaaaggaacacatcaggagcctgggtggttcaactggttaagtgtccaactcttgatttcagctcaaggtcataatgttacagttcgtgagttcgagccccacatcagctccacactgacattgcagagcctgctttggattctctctccctgtctctctgcccctccccccacacgtGCATAtgtgtgctctctaaataaataaataaacttaaaaaaaaaagtaaaaggaacaaaaaacacCTACTACTACACAAAACACTCCTCTTTAAGGACTCAGATGAAAGCTCATTTGTTCACTTGGGCGTTCCTTAATGAGCACCAGTGTTCCACCACCTAAAATGCCTTCACTTACGCCCTTATGATATTCCCTGTGCTCGTCCTTGCAAGGGATTTCAACGCGTTCTAAATGTGTCTGAGATTACTCAGAAATGGGATGATTCTACAAACACCAATCAGAGGAGACAATGATGAAAGCATTTAATGCTCAACTCAGCGAAGAAAAATAACGATTCAGAGGACTTGACTTAATTACTAATTCTGGGAAGAAATATGTTTGCAGCAAAGCCATGCAGAAGGAACTCAGTGGACACCAGGTGGGTAAAAATACTGGAGACGTCCATGATCAGACTTGTGAATGGAGCTCAAAACTTGGATTatttccagaagaggcaaataCATTCTGCTCAACCAGGGCCCAAGTAAAGAGTGGGATTTAAGGCAGGGATGTCCTGATTACAGCAAAGAGACACTTCACACAAGTAAGAGGAAAATTAAGATGAAAGGAAAtgccaaaatagaaatagaaatatcagtCTTCTCAACGTAAGTAAATCTGATGAGCTGGCAATCCTCAATGTGGGACTTTGCTACAGAACTTCAAAATCAGGCAGTAACTCTTATTACTTAAGGTTCAAAACAGATACAATAAATAAGGTATCAGGGTTTGCTTCCTCCAGAGAAAGTCAAAGTATAGGAGATACCACAGAGTTAACTATTAACAACTCTTAGAGGTCTATATAGAAAGGGTACGATGGGAGCAAAGAAACTGCAGTTAGATACTGAGACATTCTTAGAAAAGTCTCATACTGAGATGCATTACCAAAGGAGGCTAAACATTCTAATAACTctgaagaaaaaggcaaaacatgATGGTATTAAATGCGATCTGCCCTCCAGAAACctgaaaacagaatagaaataaatggcCCCCTTAAAAAGACACACAATTTCAGATTCATAATTCTTCCACAAACCAAGACCACTATACCAAGGCATTTTCTAGACTAAATCTCAAACTAGGTTGGCACTCCCGCCAATAAACAGTTAAGTAAAGACCTAAACCTTCACTATCCAATATGATAGCCATTAAGCACACACACCCATtggtacttgaaatgtggctggtccaAATTGAGATGGGCTATATGTATAAACTACATACCAGATTTAGAAGactttagcattaaaaaaaaaatgagaattatctcagtaactttttatattgattataagGTGAAGTTATATGATTTTGGATatactgagttaaataaaatatacttttaaacttaatttcttgggtgcctgggtggttcagtcagttaagcatttaactcttgatttcagctcaggtcatgatctcctggttcatgaattcaagccctgtattggactctgtgctgacaagtgtggagcctgcctgggattctctctgccccttccctgctcacattatcttcaaaataagtaaataaactttaaataaattaattaattaaattgaataaaataaaattaacttcacttgtttctttttactttgtttacaatggctactagaaatttaaaatgacacGTGACTAGAGGGCGCCTGgatcgctcagtcagttaagcgtgcagCTTTGAcacacagtttgtggcttcaagccccgcattgggctctgtgatgatggctTAAGAGCCTGgacccttcagattctgtgtctccgtctctccctgcttctccctcactcatgctgtctttctctctctcttaaaaataaacattaaaaattgttttaacatataaaatgaCACACGACTCACATGTGTACCTGCGTTGTCTTCTCTGTCAGACATcataagaaagcaaaattaaacaccACTACATCAAACACACTTCTGGGTTGctaaatatttcaaatgtgaacagaagaatgaaaaagcttggggcaccttggtggctcaattggcgaagcgtcgactcttgattttggctcaggccatgaattcacagttcatgggatccagtcccacatggggctctgcgctgacagcaaggaaccaacctgggattctctctgtccctccctcacacGTGCaggcatttgctctctctctctcaaaataaacaaacattaaaaaaacaaatgaaagaaagaaagaaaaaggtaaacagTATCAGTGGCATTCAGAGGACTCCTACCACAACAGCAGTAGCAGCAGCTGCTATGTTGTTTAAAGAAGTAATAAGTATAAACAacaaactttctggaaaaggagATGCTATCATGACAGATTCTCTGTTCGCCCTGCCTGGAAGTGTCCCGGACACTCTCCTCCTGGGAGGGCTCACCCGTCTGCCTACCTTTGATGAGCTCCGGCCTGTAGGTCTTCCGCAGCTGCTCCAGGAAGCTGTTGTAGAAGCTCTCTGCCTGCTCCGTGGGCATCGCCAGGTGGAAGTCCGGCTTGTTGCCCTTGAGCACACACTGGAGGGTGAACTGGCTGATGCACAGCACCTCATACTGTTTGTCCATCACACTCTTCGCCCAGTGTTTCCCACTCTCGTCCTCAAACACACGCAGGTTTAAAATCTTTCTGACCCTAAGCGGGAAAACAGTAGTTAGGGAAACCTGAAGCATCATAAGCCCCCAACACACAGCATACCCTCAAAGTGTCACCAGCATCCTGTCACATAAGAACATAATGTTGACACActattatgtgtattatatacatgGAATTATACATGAAGACCTAAGGAGCAAGTTACATGGGCGCTGGGCAAGTTATTTATACacctctatgcctcagtttcctcatcagtaacaTGGGATATTAACAGACCTTGCTCAAAAGGTTGTTCTGggatgccctttttttttttttttttttttttggccagtacCTCTAGTTCATAGCAGGTACCCATGGGAACTGGAGCTAAGAACAGCCACTTGCTAACTGTTCCTTCAAGCTGGTGGATATGTCAAGACATGGGTCCAACTCTAATTTTTTTATAGAAGAACTCAATCTTTACACTGGAATAAATGATACCCCATTTCTACACCCTTCCTTGGAGCTACTCAAAATGAGTAACTGGGCAAACACCGGGGAGAAAAGTTATGGTTATTGCAAATATGCAAAAAGTCCTGGCAAAAGCCTCCTTGACAACTGTCACATGCCTCTTAAACCTTAGGAGGGCTTTCCTTATAAATGTGGATGACAAAGAACAGACACTTTGGCAAGAAAGAGGACCAAGGAACAGTTATTCCTTGGCAGGAGTTAAGTTCCAAGTCCGATTTTCAACCTAATACAAAAGGGACAATTGGGTGGAATTATGCCCAATAATGAGTACCATTCTCCCCGTTGGGGAGAATAAACAGATCCACACATCTGAAGTAAATGTGCCCAGTGGTGCTGAAGGGGCTGGGGGGGCGTAAACATGGGGACGGAGGGGCTGCCTGTACTGACAGAGTCAGTCAGGCAACAGCAACGACAAACTCCTCTACCGCAGTAAAAAGAGCACCAGCCTCCAAGTCAGGtagcctagatttttttttttttttaatatttattttcaagagacagagagacagagcacgagcagggaaggggcagagagaaagggagacacagaatccaaagcaggcttcacgctctgtgctgtcagcacagagcccaacatggagcttgaaccatggactgcaagatcatgacctgagtcgaactcagatgtttaacccacccaggagccccaggtaaCCTAGATTCTAATTTGAATTCAGGCTTTTTGCTAAATACACGTTAATGATCTTAGGCAAGTAACTGAATTATCTGAGCTCCAGATCCTATGTGTACAATGAactggacatttttaaaatggataaatggTGCCCAGATTACACTGCTCAAATGGACACAGATACCATTCATAAGAAAAGTTCAGTTTTGCATTAAGAGAATGGTTCATGGATATAAGAGCAAGTCAGATCCAAGCATGTTGGGTTCAGCTCTGCTGCTGACTTAGTGGGTATCATCTGACAAATCACTCTTCCTCGGTCTTCTCATCTGAAACACGGAGATAACCTCATTACCTCAAACGAGACAGATAAAAGTAACAGGGGCTCACCTCACAGGAACAAAATACCGTGGAAGTTCCCAGTGTACGCATATACATAATTTAGACAGGTAGGCAGGTAGAAACACAGAGCTAAAGGTATAAACACCACATATCCCATTCAAACAGAAAGGACTTAGAAATCCAACTCTTACATGTGCTCCAGTTCCTTCTGTGTATCTTCTAGAGAAATACCCAGCAACACACAGATGCCCCGTCCAATAGCACTTATTTGCTCTCCTCCAactagaaaggaaacaaaagaggaaaaaaaacccaaaaactcagAACCAACAGGTGCCATGATGCATTTTTAAGTAACCACAGGAATGTTTAAACATCACACATACTTCTCATAACTTCTCTGGTACAGTCAGTGGGTATTCAAAAATGAGTTTCATAAATGCAGTAAGACTCCCAAGATTTAGGTCCTTTCTGGTTTTATATCTGGATTGAACAAGTTGTTAAGTTAACAACCATTAAGCTCAATTTTAGGGCCACATTTTCTTCTGTGTTACCTTGGGTAGGATACCTGAAACTTTCCATGATAGagtttgcccatctgtaaaacagaagagTTTTCCTCCCCAGGGAATCCAGCCCAGCTATATTAATCCTGCTTTTCTTGAGAATCAGCAAATATGGTAACATAATATACAGATAGTACAAAATAATTAACATCgatgtcagaaaaagaaataatttttctacttACTGCaagaagataaatatatacaaaaaccatagtttaaaagtttaaaagcttCAATTCAGCAAACTTCTATTATGTCCTAGTCTAATACTCAAGTTTGTATTCTAAGCCAATGACCTCCAAATCCCTTTCAATCAGGTACCCCattcacaaaaaaacaaatctctGAACATATATTCCAAacatttgtgtatgtatttatagtCAAATATATGTTCTATCATCATGAGGCAGTATCTCAGTGCTGGTTCAGTTTTTAGGCCAAGATCCATCATTTTACAGTAAACCTAAATCCatatttcaaatgttaatctTCATAAATGTCCATTCTTTTGGCCAACTTTTTGACAAACCTCACTGGATTTCTGACGTCTTGTTATTTTATCATCTATTAACCTAACATACCAATTGGGAGAAGGGTCAACTCTGTCATTTTCTTGTTTGCTTCTGCTAGATAATAATATCTATAAATAATTGGAAAAAGCATCATAGACTGTCCCGTGTTATAATACCCAGCAAGCTAAGGAAAGAATGggaccccctcccttcctccacctgtcTGACATGGGACCACCTGACATGCAGACCCCAGAGAAGCATCAGCATCAACGCATTCCAAACCAAATATCAGTAAagcttaatttctcttctttttatgctaaaaaatattttcttctgtgctACTTTTCTTATAATGGATTCTGAATGATTTACTGTCCTTTGAGCCAATGACTCAGAAGCTGAAACAGAAACAATCTATCTGAAATAAGCAGTAAACAATTTGGGTGGCTGGCTTGTTGCTTTAGCACACAATCAagctttatttgttctttaaataaatcaatattattttcttacaatatcaatatatttttaaaaattttccccatagtatgttttaaaagcttaaaaagaatGGTTGTTGAGTTGTATCCACCCTTAAATTAATGCATACATaacatagaaaaattagaaaatattaaaaaatgtaggaaaaaagaaCACCCAAAGACAAGCATTCGATATTTCAATGATTTCCCTTTGATATTTCTCTATTCATTGGTTTTActtcatatttgttttcaattactgtaataatatgtataaatttttgtgctctggggcgcctgggtggctcagttggttaagcctccgacttcggctcaggtcagatctcacgttcatgggttcgagccccgcatcaggctctgtgctgacagccagctcagagcctggagcctgcttccggttctgtgtctcctcccctctctgcccctccccctctcatgctctgtctctcactgtataaaaaataaataaaaaatttttaaaaaaattattaaatttttgtgCTCCATCTTTTCTCTTAACATTGCATAAGGATTTTTTCCTGTTATAAGCTTTTCCTAAACTTTTAAGAGTTGCATCCCATCAAGTGGAACAGTTGCATTCCATCCAGTGGACTGACTAACCATCCCACTTGGCTGGATGTATGGCTTGTTTCAAAATTCTCACTCCAATAAATAACTGTGGCGAAAATCTTTGAATACCAGACTTTACCTTTTACaatttagagcagttttaggttcacagcaaaactgagcaaaGGTATAGATTCCCCTATCCTCACTGCCCCATATATGCTTAGTTTCCCCGTTGTCAACATCCCCCACCACAGGGGAACGTTcattacaattgatgaacctgcAGTGACACAACATTATCATTCATTCGAAGTCCATAGTTTAAACTAGGATTCACTCTGTGAATGATGTGACACATTCTGTAGATTTGCTGGACAGATATAAAATGACATGTACCCACCATTACAGAatcagagtagtttcactgccatAAGAATTCCTCatgctctgcctattcattccTCTAAATCTTTTCCTGTAATAAGGATTCTCTTCTTAGAATAGATTCTCAAAAGCAGAATTACTATTTAAAGTGATCCAAATTACTATCTGAGGAgtttcaacatttttataatgtattattgtcttaataagaaacaaattatGCCCCAAAGCCTGTATAAGACACAGTTTGCCACTCTCTTATGCTAGAGTAGTTTTGCTCCCCACTTCCAGGGACAAGTAGAAGAAACAGAAGGTTCAGAAGAATCTTTTATTATAGTTATAGACAAATAGAtttccaagggaaaaaaactgagaatCGCCTTTCTAGACAGATCACAGGGCTAGAGACGTTTGAGATACTTGGTCAATTTCCCATGTATACTGGCATCACCCCTGACCTCTTCTTTGAGAAGAATTCACAACCTCTCAAATTAACTTATCCAaacccatttcagatcctcttccCAACATGATTCTATTCAGATTTTAGCTGCTGAAGCTGAGGGATGGGACATGGTTACCACACTTTGCCGCGTGTGAACTAAATGAATATGCCTGAAGTTTTAcataataaagcttttaaaattagacTATCACAATAACCATGCTAAGGCATCAAAATGTGTTTGACCAATCCCATTAAGTGAGTCTGCCAAATAATAAGATATGACTCCTAACACTGTACTCTGTCCCAACCATAAAATCAGTAGTGACATTTTAGAACCCCTGAAATAAAATGCCATTCATGCACAACCATATTTCAGTGAAGCCAGCCACATTCTGAAGGAATCAAAAAATCTCTTTCCATTACAATTGAACTAGAAGGCCTGGCTAACTTGAAGGAACCTCTAGCActgaaaatgaatttcattttatttaacaccTTCCTACAATTAGTACccatacctttttaaaataccCTTAACTTTTTTAACATGCAGgcttgttggttggtttttaacTAAGGGCATACaatttaaatagtaaattaaaatcaCTCAAATAATTTAGCAAATCTtacaaaatacatgttttcaATATTCCAGATCAACGAAATGAAGAGTTcaagtaagagaaaaataaaattctccaaaGTTCACTTATTGGTAATGATCACATAGAGTAGAATGCAAAATTTTGCTCAAAATATCTCAGCTAGGAATTTTCCCAGTTTCTGTGAATTTAAATGTTAACTGAAGtgccaaacaaaaaaacaaaaaacaaaaaaaacccaaaaacctttgttttaaaatcccaTAAATCCCAATGCTATTCTGTTCCTTACTACTTCCGGACCATATCCAAAAACAGTTAACAGAACAACTTAGAAATCACTAGGCAGGGTTGAAAAGTAGACCCTCTGATCTAAATACATGGTTTTGCCGGGTTTGGTTGTTTATGagattttgttgctttgtttttagatttataCTTTTGTGTACATAAGAAGATATACTTGATGTAGACTTGGCTGGAAGAAAATGGGATCTCGAATTACTTGGACTTTGAAATACTATAattctgcaaaaacaaaacaaaacagaagtctaGAAGACAATCTAAAATgagtcattaaatttttttaacatcttttttatcttggtttgtttttaaaaccttataTACATTAATCATCTGCAGCCCTGATGTTCAAACTAGACTACAGTAGATCCAGGGATGACTAATGGTTAGATGGCTTGGCCCACAAGACACTGGTggcaaagagaaacatttttcagGAATTCTTTAGATTCTGACCCCATCCCTGCAGGGTTAGGTGAGTGAAAGGTTTCTTGGGGCGGGGAATATTCAGTCTAGTCTGGGTACTGGGCACGTGTGCATAACTGTCACAACTCAACCGTATGAACAACTCTTCATACCTGTGCATTTTATTGGCAGTCAAG encodes:
- the DTD1 gene encoding D-aminoacyl-tRNA deacylase 1 isoform X3, which gives rise to MYNGGFQRFHVGGEQISAIGRGICVLLGISLEDTQKELEHMVRKILNLRVFEDESGKHWAKSVMDKQYEVLCISQFTLQCVLKGNKPDFHLAMPTEQAESFYNSFLEQLRKTYRPELIKDGKFGAYMQVHIQNDGPVTVELESPVPGAAASDPKQLSKLEKQQQRKEKTRAKGPSESSKERNAPRKEDRSASSGAEGDVSSEREP
- the DTD1 gene encoding D-aminoacyl-tRNA deacylase 1 isoform X1; translated protein: MVSCNSGHCVWIECLEHPQSCFGGEQISAIGRGICVLLGISLEDTQKELEHMVRKILNLRVFEDESGKHWAKSVMDKQYEVLCISQFTLQCVLKGNKPDFHLAMPTEQAESFYNSFLEQLRKTYRPELIKDGKFGAYMQVHIQNDGPVTVELESPVPGAAASDPKQLSKLEKQQQRKEKTRAKGPSESSKERNAPRKEDRSASSGAEGDVSSEREP